The proteins below are encoded in one region of Polypterus senegalus isolate Bchr_013 chromosome 2, ASM1683550v1, whole genome shotgun sequence:
- the LOC120524568 gene encoding olfactory receptor 4F4-like codes for MSNTKNNFSMLILEGFVVNSEVRIILFFSVLAAYLFIVFGNVTLFLVITFNRNLHAPMYVMLCNMAICDLMGSSAVLPRMISDFLTEIKMISYEACFIQAFCIHFYSAAGHLILTAMAFDRYVAICDPLRYNTIMTNRTLVKLCSMAWGISFILILILIALTLRLPRCRSQIMNPYCSNGNLFVLSCTDTTATTVFAVFVYNFLTGVSVCAIFWTYTKILITCLLKTYSNSKNKAIHTCSTHLAVYIVFESSPLFSIIALQFPNITPNIIKAMGVLTIIIPPSLNPIIYGISTKEIRDNILKYFKKKVVTSRTNW; via the coding sequence ATGAGCAATACTAAAAATAACTTTTCCATGTTGATTCTGGAGGGGTTTGTGGTCAACTCTGAAGTGCGAATCATTCTCTTTTTCTCAGTCTTggctgcatatttatttattgtttttggaaATGTTACCCTGTTTTTGGTGATTACATTTAATAGAAACTTGCATGCTCCCATGTATGTGATGCTATGTAACATGGCAATCTGTGATTTAATGGGAAGTTCTGCAGTGCTTCCAAGAATGATCTCTGATTTTCTGACGGAAATCAAAATGATCTCCTACGAAGCCTGCTTCATTCAAGCTTTCTGTATCCACTTCTACAGTGCAGCGGGTCACCTCATATTGACAGCAATGGCGTTTGACAGGTATGTGGCCATTTGTGATCCTTTAAGATACAACACCATCATGACCAACAGAACCTTagtcaaactctgttctatggcCTGGGggattagttttattttaattttgattctaATTGCACTTACACTAAGGCTTCCAAGGTGCAGGTCTCAGATAATGAATCCTTATTGCTCAAATGGAAACTTGTTTGTATTGTCTTGTACTGACACAACTGCAACTACAGTATTTGCTGTATTTGTCTATAATTTTTTAACAGGAGTGTCTGTTTGTGCAATTTTCTGGACTTACACTAAAATATTAATTACTTGTTTATTGAAAACTTACAGCAACAGTAAAAACAAAGCTATTCACACCTGCTCTACCCATTTGGCAGTTTATATTGTATTTGAATCATCACCTTTGTTTTCAATTATTGCTTTACAATTTCCAAATATCACTCCCAATATTATAAAAGCAATGGGAGTGCTAACAATAATCATTCCACCTTCTCTTAACCCTATCATTTATGGAATTAGTACAAAAGAAATACGAGACaacattctgaaatattttaaaaagaaggtGGTGACTAGCAGAACAAACTGGTAA